Proteins from a single region of Streptomyces sp. Tu 3180:
- a CDS encoding protein kinase: MHRALCPVETLYVGQRSRAVLSCSLRGRVDVEALSAAFDAVTEENPTLRSRIVPDGTGHALRLLGEDERPRLVTRTGDEDEAYAAELNTPLPVGGPLTRAVLVSAPDGDRHLFVLLVDHTVTDGHSSIALHNALWDRYRALVEGEGTAAAAAAVSAEPHWPQPVSALLPPADEADTAKYLDGRLEEVRRHPVELVPYDVRPASATGPGPGGDGSGGGHIEVCRLTLDTERTARLRRAARQSGVSVHSLIAASLLTAARRRLDGDGPRTLGCLSPVDLRSRLSPPLPASVMVPAVTTHLQTLEVSGSPDPLELARTVHARLGDFIARGDQFHEMRITPEIPRNPTLQLATVIATNMGVVPGPRLPSGLQAVDVRLVPAREQYFPQAGRSPLMACVVSFEGRLSIEFPHYTACFSPSFTAAFRDDVLQGLLAFADTARPGHAPADPA; encoded by the coding sequence ATGCACCGTGCGCTGTGTCCGGTCGAGACACTCTACGTGGGCCAGAGAAGCAGGGCCGTCCTCTCCTGCTCCCTGCGCGGGCGCGTCGACGTCGAGGCGCTGTCGGCCGCGTTCGACGCGGTGACCGAGGAGAACCCGACGCTGCGCTCGCGCATCGTGCCGGACGGTACGGGTCACGCGCTGCGCCTCCTCGGGGAGGACGAGCGGCCCCGGCTGGTCACGCGCACCGGTGACGAGGACGAGGCCTACGCCGCCGAGCTGAACACGCCCCTGCCGGTCGGGGGGCCGCTGACCCGCGCCGTCCTGGTCAGCGCACCGGACGGCGACCGCCACCTGTTCGTGCTGCTGGTGGACCACACCGTCACCGACGGCCACAGCAGCATCGCCCTGCACAACGCGCTGTGGGACCGCTACCGGGCGCTGGTCGAGGGGGAGGGGACCGCGGCCGCGGCGGCCGCCGTGTCCGCGGAGCCGCACTGGCCGCAGCCCGTGAGCGCGTTGCTGCCTCCCGCCGACGAGGCCGACACGGCCAAGTACCTGGACGGCCGCCTCGAGGAGGTGCGGCGGCACCCGGTCGAGCTCGTGCCGTACGACGTGCGGCCCGCGTCCGCCACCGGGCCCGGCCCGGGCGGGGACGGCTCCGGCGGCGGGCACATCGAGGTGTGCCGGCTGACCCTGGACACGGAGCGCACCGCACGTCTGCGCCGGGCGGCGCGGCAGTCGGGCGTCTCCGTGCACTCCCTGATCGCGGCGTCGCTGCTGACGGCGGCCAGGCGGCGCCTGGACGGTGACGGCCCCCGGACCCTCGGCTGCCTGTCCCCCGTCGACCTGCGGTCGCGGCTGTCCCCGCCGCTGCCCGCGTCGGTCATGGTGCCCGCGGTCACCACCCACCTGCAGACCCTGGAGGTGTCCGGGTCCCCGGATCCGCTGGAACTGGCGCGCACCGTCCACGCCCGCCTGGGCGACTTCATCGCCCGCGGCGACCAGTTCCACGAGATGCGGATCACCCCGGAGATCCCCCGGAACCCCACGCTGCAGCTGGCGACGGTGATCGCCACCAACATGGGTGTCGTCCCCGGCCCCCGGCTGCCGAGCGGGCTGCAGGCGGTCGACGTCCGCCTCGTGCCCGCCCGCGAGCAGTACTTCCCGCAGGCGGGGCGCAGCCCCCTCATGGCGTGCGTGGTCTCCTTCGAGGGCCGGCTCTCCATCGAGTTCCCGCACTACACGGCCTGTTTCAGCCCGTCCTTCACCGCGGCGTTCCGCGACGACGTCCTCCAGGGCCTCCTCGCCTTCGCGGACACCGCCCGGCCCGGGCACGCCCCCGCGGACCCCGCCTGA
- a CDS encoding RNA polymerase sigma factor yields MTTVSAPPSPLTLLPRAQAGDEHAMNHLLTGITPYVARICRSITHDDGADATQEALLAIYRGLGTLREPAAFYGWVRSVTVREAVRAAKRYGEERTCSHLESRQETNPLDAVHISDVLERLSQAHRQVLTLRAYGLNEEEMAEVLSLPVGTVRSRLFRARRRFQEAWQPSAA; encoded by the coding sequence ATGACCACCGTCAGCGCACCCCCCTCTCCCCTGACGCTGCTGCCCCGAGCCCAGGCGGGCGACGAGCACGCGATGAACCATCTGCTGACCGGCATCACGCCCTATGTCGCGCGCATCTGCCGGTCCATCACCCACGACGACGGCGCCGACGCCACCCAGGAGGCGCTGCTCGCCATCTACCGCGGCCTGGGCACCCTGCGCGAACCGGCCGCCTTCTACGGCTGGGTGCGCTCGGTGACGGTCCGTGAGGCCGTCCGCGCGGCGAAGCGGTACGGCGAGGAACGGACCTGCTCGCACCTGGAGTCGAGACAGGAGACGAACCCGCTGGACGCGGTGCACATCAGCGATGTGCTGGAGCGGCTGTCGCAGGCGCACCGGCAGGTCCTCACCCTGCGCGCCTACGGGCTCAACGAGGAGGAGATGGCCGAGGTGCTGTCCCTGCCCGTGGGGACCGTGCGCTCCCGGCTGTTCCGCGCCCGCCGCCGGTTCCAGGAGGCGTGGCAGCCCTCGGCCGCGTGA
- a CDS encoding PhzF family phenazine biosynthesis protein, which yields MRIRIVDAFTDRPFAGNPAGVLLLDAFPDDPWLQNVALEVNHAETAFAHPLPEGGEADWALRWFTPATEVAMCGHATLATAHVLHTTGAHEGPVRFATRSGVLVATPGEDGTVTLDFPTAPLTAVDVPEGVAEALGARPRTAFDTGPNVGDLLVELADERTVHALRPDLKALTAYSERGVIATARAENPALGYDFVSRCFFPNVGIDEDPVTGSAHTALAPYWSERLGRPALTGLQASPRSGRVRTELRGERTLLSGRAVTVIEGDLLV from the coding sequence ATGCGGATTCGAATCGTCGACGCCTTCACCGACCGGCCCTTCGCCGGCAACCCCGCCGGGGTCCTGCTCCTGGACGCCTTCCCGGACGACCCCTGGCTGCAGAACGTCGCCCTGGAGGTCAACCACGCCGAGACGGCCTTCGCCCATCCCCTCCCCGAGGGCGGCGAGGCCGACTGGGCGCTGCGCTGGTTCACCCCCGCCACCGAGGTCGCGATGTGCGGCCACGCGACCCTGGCCACCGCGCACGTCCTGCACACCACCGGTGCGCACGAGGGGCCGGTGCGGTTCGCCACCCGCAGCGGCGTCCTCGTCGCCACCCCCGGCGAGGACGGCACCGTCACGCTGGACTTCCCCACCGCCCCGCTCACCGCGGTCGACGTTCCCGAGGGCGTCGCCGAGGCGCTGGGCGCCCGGCCGCGCACGGCCTTCGACACCGGCCCGAACGTCGGGGACCTGCTCGTCGAGCTCGCCGACGAACGGACCGTGCACGCCCTGCGGCCCGACCTCAAGGCCCTGACCGCCTACTCCGAGCGCGGCGTCATCGCCACCGCCCGCGCCGAGAACCCCGCCCTGGGCTACGACTTCGTCTCCCGCTGCTTCTTCCCGAACGTCGGCATCGACGAGGACCCGGTCACCGGCAGCGCGCACACCGCTCTGGCCCCCTACTGGTCCGAACGCCTCGGCCGTCCCGCCCTCACCGGCCTCCAGGCCTCACCGCGCTCCGGGCGCGTGCGCACGGAGCTGCGCGGCGAGCGCACCCTGCTGAGCGGACGGGCCGTGACGGTCATCGAGGGCGATCTGCTGGTCTGA
- a CDS encoding type II CAAX endopeptidase family protein translates to MQAEAGPVADSYPERGLSRTTLRNETLLVLALSLGASGVSALISFLGSVTEPGGLKDQAATLNASAAPGRPWLDLAWQLFGITTALVPVALVAHFLLREGAGLRTLGFDRTRPWSDLGRGAAVAAVIGSSGIAFYLAMRGLGFNLTVVPEALPEVWWKYPVLILSAMQNSILEEVVVVGYLLRRLDQLGWSPGAALAASSVLRGSYHLYQGIGGFIGNMVMGVVFVYLYRRWGRVGPLVVAHTLLDIGAFVGYALLAGRVDWLPTA, encoded by the coding sequence GTGCAGGCGGAGGCGGGCCCGGTGGCCGATTCGTATCCTGAGCGCGGACTCTCGCGGACGACGCTCCGCAACGAGACGCTGCTCGTGCTCGCGCTCTCGCTCGGCGCGAGCGGCGTGTCCGCGCTGATCAGTTTCCTCGGCTCGGTCACCGAACCGGGCGGTCTGAAGGACCAGGCGGCCACGCTCAACGCCTCGGCCGCCCCGGGCCGCCCCTGGCTGGACCTGGCCTGGCAGCTCTTCGGGATCACCACGGCGCTCGTGCCGGTGGCGCTCGTCGCGCACTTCCTGCTGCGCGAGGGAGCGGGGCTGCGCACCCTCGGCTTCGACCGCACCCGGCCCTGGTCCGACCTCGGCCGCGGAGCGGCGGTCGCGGCGGTCATCGGCAGCAGCGGCATCGCGTTCTACCTGGCCATGCGCGGGCTCGGCTTCAACCTCACGGTGGTGCCGGAGGCGCTGCCCGAGGTGTGGTGGAAGTACCCGGTGCTGATCCTCTCGGCGATGCAGAACTCGATCCTCGAGGAGGTCGTCGTCGTCGGCTACCTGCTGCGCCGGCTGGACCAGCTGGGCTGGTCCCCGGGCGCCGCGCTGGCGGCCAGTTCGGTGCTGCGCGGCTCGTACCACCTCTACCAGGGCATCGGCGGGTTCATCGGCAACATGGTCATGGGCGTGGTGTTCGTGTACCTCTACCGGCGCTGGGGCCGGGTGGGGCCGCTGGTGGTCGCCCACACGCTGCTCGACATCGGGGCGTTCGTGGGGTACGCGCTGCTGGCCGGCAGGGTGGACTGGCTCCCGACGGCGTGA
- a CDS encoding glutamate-cysteine ligase family protein has product MGEKVVAGQFDLSDRQRYRDKLRKCLTGLERLLAEKRFDRPKNLMGLEIELNLAGADGMPKMLNAQVLERIASRDFQTELAMFNLEVNIAPHRLGGRVFDRLDEELRTSLGYADRKAGEVDAGIVMIGILPTLDRDDLVSSNLSAVDRYTLLNDQIVAARGEDFKLDIDGVEHLSCTSKSIAPEAACTSVQLHLQVTPDRFADVWNAAQAVAAAQIAVGANSPFLFGRELWRESRPPLFQQSTDTRPPELQAQGVRPRTWFGERWITSAFDLFEENLRYFPALLPICDDEDPLRVLEEGGVPTLAELVLHNGTIYRWNRPVYGIADGVPHLRVENRVLPAGPTVTDVIANAAFYYGVVRALAEDSRPVWSRLPFEAAAANFDAACKDGIDARLTWPRRGRYGGTAEVDAVTLVRDELLPLAEAGLDAWGIEPADRDLYLGVIEERCRRRVNGATWQSATFHRALDLGLGREAALAATTRRYRELTQQGDPVHTWPVGLPEPVPAV; this is encoded by the coding sequence ATGGGGGAGAAGGTCGTGGCGGGTCAGTTCGACCTGTCCGATCGCCAGCGCTACCGCGACAAGCTCCGCAAGTGTCTGACGGGCTTGGAGCGACTCCTGGCGGAGAAGCGGTTCGACCGCCCCAAGAACCTCATGGGGCTGGAGATCGAATTGAATCTCGCGGGCGCCGACGGCATGCCGAAAATGTTGAACGCGCAAGTCCTCGAACGCATCGCGAGCCGGGATTTCCAAACAGAACTCGCCATGTTCAACCTGGAAGTCAACATCGCCCCCCACCGTCTGGGCGGGCGGGTATTCGACCGGCTCGACGAGGAACTGCGGACCTCGCTCGGCTACGCCGACCGAAAAGCCGGCGAGGTCGACGCGGGCATCGTGATGATCGGCATCCTGCCGACACTGGACCGGGACGACCTGGTCTCCTCGAACCTCTCCGCCGTCGACCGCTACACCCTGCTCAACGACCAGATCGTGGCCGCGCGCGGTGAGGACTTCAAGCTCGACATCGACGGGGTGGAGCACCTCAGCTGCACCTCGAAGTCCATCGCGCCCGAGGCCGCCTGCACCTCCGTGCAGCTGCACCTCCAGGTCACCCCGGACCGCTTCGCCGACGTGTGGAACGCGGCGCAGGCCGTCGCCGCCGCCCAGATCGCCGTGGGCGCCAACTCCCCCTTCCTCTTCGGCCGTGAACTGTGGCGCGAGTCGAGGCCGCCGCTGTTCCAGCAGTCCACCGACACCCGTCCGCCCGAGCTCCAAGCCCAGGGGGTGCGGCCGCGCACCTGGTTCGGGGAGCGGTGGATCACCTCGGCCTTCGACCTCTTCGAGGAGAACCTGCGCTACTTCCCGGCCCTGCTGCCGATCTGCGACGACGAGGACCCCCTCCGGGTGCTGGAGGAGGGCGGCGTCCCCACCCTCGCCGAACTCGTCCTGCACAACGGCACCATCTACCGGTGGAACCGCCCGGTCTACGGCATCGCCGACGGTGTCCCGCACCTGCGGGTGGAGAACCGCGTGCTGCCCGCGGGACCCACCGTCACCGACGTCATCGCCAACGCGGCCTTCTACTACGGCGTGGTCCGCGCCCTCGCCGAGGACAGCCGGCCGGTGTGGAGCCGGCTGCCCTTCGAGGCGGCCGCCGCCAACTTCGACGCCGCCTGCAAGGACGGCATCGACGCCCGCCTCACCTGGCCCCGGCGCGGCCGCTACGGCGGTACGGCCGAGGTGGACGCGGTCACCCTCGTCCGCGACGAGCTGCTGCCGCTCGCCGAGGCCGGACTGGACGCGTGGGGCATCGAGCCCGCCGACCGCGACCTGTACCTCGGGGTGATCGAGGAGCGGTGCCGGCGCCGGGTGAACGGCGCGACCTGGCAGTCCGCGACCTTCCACCGGGCCCTGGACCTGGGACTCGGCCGTGAGGCCGCGCTGGCCGCCACCACCCGCCGCTACCGCGAGCTGACGCAGCAGGGCGATCCGGTGCACACCTGGCCGGTGGGCCTGCCGGAACCGGTACCGGCGGTCTGA
- a CDS encoding DUF5999 family protein, which yields MCQHQPPCPSADSADRESARLVAHHPEQGWSLLCNGVVLFEDTGELLPDGRIIAPQRPRGARLTTA from the coding sequence ATGTGCCAGCACCAGCCACCGTGCCCCTCAGCCGATTCCGCCGACCGGGAGTCCGCCCGTCTCGTGGCGCACCACCCGGAGCAGGGATGGAGCCTGCTGTGCAACGGTGTCGTGCTCTTCGAGGACACCGGTGAGCTCCTGCCCGACGGCAGGATCATCGCCCCGCAGCGCCCCCGGGGCGCCCGCCTGACCACCGCCTGA
- a CDS encoding helix-turn-helix transcriptional regulator, producing MQSYTIGRAARLLGVSPDTARRWADAGRIPTHRDDSGRRLIDGRDLAAFSVELARAGAAEEDTPYTSARNAFPGIVTAIKLGDVAAQVEIQAGPHRLVSLLTREAVEELGLEVGVEATARVKSTNVHIDRV from the coding sequence ATGCAGTCCTACACGATCGGCCGGGCAGCACGACTGCTCGGCGTGAGCCCGGACACCGCCCGCCGCTGGGCGGACGCGGGCCGGATCCCCACCCACCGCGACGACAGCGGACGACGGCTCATCGACGGACGGGACCTGGCCGCGTTCTCGGTGGAGCTCGCCAGGGCGGGCGCCGCCGAGGAGGACACCCCGTACACCTCGGCCCGCAACGCCTTCCCCGGCATCGTCACCGCGATCAAGCTCGGCGACGTCGCCGCCCAGGTCGAGATCCAGGCCGGCCCGCACCGCCTCGTCTCCCTGCTCACCCGGGAGGCGGTCGAGGAACTGGGGCTGGAGGTCGGCGTGGAGGCCACCGCACGCGTGAAGTCGACCAACGTCCACATCGACCGCGTCTGA
- the modA gene encoding molybdate ABC transporter substrate-binding protein, translated as MPRSTHRPRRSPWTAGAAAAALLALGGCSASGSSASGATGDGPSGTVTVFAAASLEESFTTLGERFEKEHPGTEVTFSFGGSDTLAAGIVGGAPADVFAAASARTMKLVTDEGRTAGSPSTFVRNRLEIATLPGNPHGIDSLEDLTAPGLKVVLCDRTVPCGSAARTALTAAGVGLTPVSYEQDVKSALTKVELREADAAVVYRTDVRAAGDKVEGVEFPESAEAVNDYPIARLESAPNPAAAKAFVALVKSPEGRKVLAEAGFLEP; from the coding sequence ATGCCCCGTTCCACGCACCGTCCCCGGCGTTCCCCGTGGACCGCCGGTGCCGCGGCCGCCGCCCTCCTGGCGCTGGGCGGCTGCTCCGCGTCCGGCTCGAGCGCCTCGGGGGCCACCGGGGACGGTCCCTCCGGGACGGTCACCGTCTTCGCGGCCGCCTCGCTCGAGGAGAGCTTCACGACGCTCGGCGAACGGTTCGAGAAGGAGCACCCGGGGACGGAGGTCACCTTCAGCTTCGGCGGCAGCGACACCCTGGCCGCCGGCATCGTCGGCGGTGCCCCGGCCGACGTCTTCGCGGCGGCCAGCGCCAGGACGATGAAGCTCGTCACGGACGAGGGGCGCACGGCGGGCAGCCCGAGCACGTTCGTCCGCAACCGTCTGGAGATCGCCACCCTGCCGGGCAACCCGCACGGGATCGACTCCCTGGAGGATCTGACCGCGCCCGGTCTGAAGGTCGTGCTGTGCGACCGGACGGTGCCCTGCGGTTCGGCCGCGCGAACGGCCCTCACGGCCGCCGGCGTCGGACTGACGCCGGTTTCCTACGAGCAGGACGTCAAGAGCGCCCTGACGAAGGTCGAGCTGAGGGAGGCCGACGCCGCCGTCGTGTACCGCACGGACGTGAGGGCCGCGGGTGACAAGGTGGAGGGCGTGGAGTTCCCGGAGTCGGCCGAGGCCGTCAACGACTATCCGATCGCCCGCCTCGAGAGCGCCCCGAACCCGGCGGCGGCGAAGGCGTTCGTCGCCCTGGTGAAGTCACCGGAGGGCCGCAAGGTCCTGGCCGAAGCCGGGTTCCTCGAGCCGTGA